Proteins co-encoded in one Polynucleobacter sp. MWH-UH19D genomic window:
- a CDS encoding electron transfer flavoprotein subunit alpha/FixB family protein: MAALVIAEHDNQSLKAATLNAVAAALQCSPEVDVLVAGGGADAAASSAAQIAGVRKVIQIDGANLADQLAEPLAAQILSVAKNYSHVLAPATANGKNVLPRVAAKLDVAQLSDITKVVSPDTFERPIYAGNAIATVQSADPIKVITVRTTGFDPVAATGGSAAVEKASAADSANKSSFVGRELTKSDRPELTAAKVIVSGGRGLGSGEKYEELIVPLADKLGAALGASRAAVDAGYVPNDYQVGQTGKIVAPQLYVAVGISGAIQHLAGMKDSKVIVAINKDPEAPIFGVADYGLVADLFAAVPELTKALS, translated from the coding sequence ATGGCTGCACTTGTTATTGCTGAACACGATAATCAATCCTTAAAAGCTGCAACTTTGAATGCGGTTGCAGCTGCTTTGCAGTGCTCCCCAGAGGTAGACGTGCTGGTGGCGGGTGGCGGCGCTGATGCGGCTGCGAGCTCTGCGGCGCAAATTGCTGGTGTGCGTAAAGTGATTCAGATTGATGGGGCTAACTTAGCCGATCAATTAGCTGAGCCGTTGGCAGCGCAAATTCTTTCTGTCGCAAAAAACTACAGTCATGTACTAGCCCCTGCAACTGCTAATGGTAAGAATGTATTGCCACGCGTTGCCGCTAAGCTCGATGTAGCGCAGTTATCCGACATTACTAAAGTGGTCTCACCAGATACATTCGAGCGTCCAATCTATGCAGGTAATGCAATTGCGACAGTGCAAAGTGCTGACCCGATCAAGGTGATAACTGTGCGTACAACTGGATTTGATCCTGTTGCTGCTACGGGTGGATCTGCCGCAGTTGAAAAAGCATCCGCTGCCGACTCTGCAAATAAGTCATCCTTTGTGGGTCGTGAGTTGACTAAATCCGATCGCCCTGAATTGACTGCAGCCAAAGTGATTGTGTCTGGTGGACGCGGCTTAGGTTCTGGCGAGAAGTATGAAGAATTGATCGTGCCTTTGGCTGACAAGCTTGGCGCAGCATTGGGCGCTTCACGTGCTGCGGTTGATGCTGGTTATGTTCCAAATGATTATCAAGTTGGTCAGACTGGCAAGATTGTTGCGCCACAGTTGTATGTGGCTGTTGGCATCTCTGGCGCTATTCAGCACTTGGCTGGTATGAAAGACTCTAAAGTGATCGTGGCAATCAATAAAGATCCAGAGGCACCAATCTTTGGCGTTGCTGATTATGGTTTGGTAGCCGATCTCTTTGCCGCTGTGCCTGAACTTACAAAGGCGCTCTCGTAA
- a CDS encoding acyl-CoA synthetase, whose translation MANIYEQGLERNSANYTPITPLLFLERSAEIYPKKVAIVHGKLRQTWSQTYDRCRRLASALQKHGVGLGDTVAVMLPNTPPMVEAHFGIPMAGAVLNALNTRLDPESVAFMLNHGEAKVVIVDPEFSGVMKKALEIAKKDSGREFLVVDVEEKEFDVPGEKLGKLTYEQLLAEGDPQFAWQVPADEWQAICLNYTSGTTGNPKGVVYHHRGAAINAVSNVLDWDINKHPVYLWTLPMFHCNGWCFPWTIAARAGINVCLRRVDAQHIFAAIKEHGVTHYCAAPIVHNLLVNAPDELKAGVPAGVKGLIAGAAPPASIIEGMEKLGFDLTHVYGLTEVYGPAAVCVKQDEWNDMDIGERARLNARQGVRYHMQQAIDVLDPETMKPVPADGETMGEIMFKGNIAMKGYLKNEKATKEAFEGGWFHSGDLAVKNPDGYVKIKDRSKDIIISGGENISSIEVEDVLYRHPAVIAAAVVAKPDPKWGETPCAFLEIKPGMEVTPADIIAHCKQHLAGFKVPKAIVFGELPKTSTGKIQKFELRKQAGSATAIDV comes from the coding sequence ATGGCAAATATTTATGAACAGGGTTTAGAGCGTAATTCAGCGAATTACACCCCGATTACTCCACTTCTATTTTTAGAGCGTTCGGCTGAGATCTATCCCAAAAAAGTGGCTATCGTCCATGGCAAGTTAAGACAAACTTGGTCACAGACCTATGATCGTTGCCGTCGCTTAGCAAGCGCTTTGCAAAAGCATGGTGTTGGCCTTGGTGATACTGTTGCTGTCATGCTTCCTAATACACCCCCGATGGTGGAAGCTCACTTTGGTATTCCGATGGCTGGCGCGGTATTGAATGCCTTAAATACCCGTTTGGATCCAGAATCGGTCGCTTTCATGCTTAATCACGGTGAGGCCAAAGTGGTGATCGTGGACCCAGAGTTTTCTGGGGTTATGAAAAAAGCCCTTGAGATTGCCAAAAAAGATAGTGGCCGTGAGTTCTTGGTCGTTGATGTAGAAGAAAAAGAATTTGATGTGCCTGGTGAGAAGCTGGGCAAGTTAACTTATGAGCAATTACTAGCCGAAGGCGATCCTCAGTTTGCATGGCAAGTTCCAGCAGATGAGTGGCAAGCGATTTGTTTAAATTACACCTCTGGCACTACAGGCAATCCAAAGGGTGTTGTATATCATCATCGTGGCGCAGCAATTAATGCGGTTTCCAATGTCCTAGACTGGGATATCAATAAGCATCCAGTGTATCTGTGGACTTTACCGATGTTCCATTGCAATGGTTGGTGTTTCCCATGGACGATTGCTGCACGTGCAGGTATTAACGTCTGTCTGCGTCGTGTTGATGCTCAGCATATTTTTGCTGCGATTAAAGAACACGGCGTAACCCATTACTGTGCAGCACCGATTGTGCATAACTTGCTTGTGAATGCTCCAGATGAGCTCAAGGCTGGCGTGCCTGCTGGCGTGAAGGGCTTGATTGCTGGTGCAGCACCCCCAGCATCCATTATTGAAGGTATGGAAAAGTTAGGCTTCGATTTAACCCACGTTTACGGTTTAACTGAAGTCTATGGACCTGCTGCAGTTTGTGTAAAACAAGATGAGTGGAATGACATGGATATCGGAGAGCGTGCTCGCTTAAATGCGCGTCAAGGCGTCCGTTATCACATGCAACAAGCGATTGATGTTTTGGATCCAGAAACGATGAAGCCTGTTCCTGCCGATGGTGAAACCATGGGCGAGATTATGTTCAAGGGCAACATTGCCATGAAGGGCTATCTCAAGAATGAAAAAGCCACCAAAGAAGCATTTGAGGGTGGCTGGTTCCATTCAGGGGATTTAGCAGTCAAGAATCCAGATGGTTATGTCAAGATTAAAGATCGCAGTAAAGACATCATTATTTCTGGTGGAGAAAACATCTCATCTATTGAGGTGGAAGATGTGCTTTATCGTCATCCAGCAGTGATTGCTGCCGCAGTGGTTGCCAAGCCAGATCCAAAATGGGGTGAGACTCCCTGCGCATTTTTAGAAATTAAGCCTGGTATGGAAGTAACGCCCGCTGACATCATTGCCCACTGTAAGCAGCATTTGGCGGGCTTTAAGGTTCCTAAGGCAATTGTGTTTGGGGAGCTACCCAAGACATCTACAGGGAAAATTCAGAAGTTTGAATTGCGTAAGCAAGCTGGGTCTGCCACGGCAATTGATGTCTAG
- a CDS encoding META domain-containing protein, producing MPRKMPHLHPTNQVLKRPFLAFFLLCLGFLGGCANVIPPCGAKISPPSSELRNTRWELTRWNLPPNNKGEVRARQIPQGEASNPIQIVFDVNGQRVSGSTGCNRFTAELDEDSRGFSFSKIASTKMACTPQRMELENDFLYQLNDYRSIIRNGDQLLMVGNDREVLSFTQRQPTNK from the coding sequence ATGCCACGGAAAATGCCGCATTTACACCCCACCAATCAGGTCTTAAAAAGGCCTTTTCTGGCTTTTTTCCTCCTATGTCTGGGTTTTTTGGGTGGCTGCGCTAACGTCATTCCGCCCTGTGGCGCCAAAATTAGCCCGCCCAGCAGTGAGCTACGCAATACTCGCTGGGAGCTCACTCGCTGGAACCTACCTCCCAATAACAAAGGAGAGGTACGCGCCCGTCAGATACCCCAAGGAGAGGCAAGCAATCCGATCCAAATAGTTTTTGATGTGAATGGGCAACGCGTCAGCGGCTCAACAGGCTGCAATCGCTTTACGGCCGAGTTAGATGAAGACTCTCGCGGATTTAGCTTTAGCAAAATCGCCAGTACCAAGATGGCTTGCACGCCGCAACGTATGGAATTAGAGAATGATTTTTTATATCAACTCAATGACTATCGCAGCATCATACGTAATGGCGATCAATTACTCATGGTAGGCAATGATCGAGAAGTATTAAGCTTTACACAGCGCCAACCTACCAACAAATAA
- a CDS encoding acyl-CoA dehydrogenase: MPYVAPVKDMLFVMNELAGLSEVVAYPSYAEAGADVDLAPAILEESAKFNQDVVAPLNWPGDQNPSSLKDGVVTTTPGFKDAFEQFAAAGWQGVVHPAEFGGQGLPKLIATACFEMVHSASLSFALCPMLTDGAIEALLTAASPELQERYVPNMISGEWTGSMCLTEPQAGSDLSMVRARAVPEANGTYKIFGTKIFITYGEHDMAKNIIHLVLARTPDAPEGVKGISLFVVPKFLVNADGSLGERNDVHCVSIEHKLGIKASPTAVLQFGDHGGAVGYLVGEENRGLEYMFVMMNAARFAVGMQGIAVAERAYQKAVQYAKDRVQSRDLAGSAGPVAIIHQPDVKRMLMTMRAYTEAARALAYYAAAAYDAQHAAPDEAVRKSNQALYEFLVPIVKGFSTEMSIEVASLGVQVHGGMGFIEETGAAQHYRDARILTIYEGTTAIQANDLIGRKTVRDGGATAKAFSAKIAETEKELAASGSADAKAVLKQLSIGRAAFDEAVAYILANAKTNTKAVYAGSCAYLRLAGLVLGGWQMARGLLAAERLRDSDPAFYNTKIATARFFIENLLPQAQGLATSIVEGGYSANALEVEQF; this comes from the coding sequence ATGCCATATGTAGCCCCCGTAAAAGACATGTTATTTGTGATGAACGAATTGGCGGGGCTATCTGAGGTTGTGGCTTACCCATCTTATGCAGAAGCAGGTGCTGATGTTGATTTAGCACCAGCAATTTTGGAAGAGTCTGCAAAGTTCAATCAAGATGTTGTGGCTCCACTCAATTGGCCAGGCGATCAAAATCCCAGCTCTTTGAAGGATGGCGTTGTCACTACAACACCTGGCTTTAAGGATGCATTTGAGCAATTCGCTGCAGCAGGTTGGCAGGGCGTAGTTCATCCCGCTGAGTTTGGTGGCCAAGGTCTACCAAAACTCATTGCAACAGCCTGCTTTGAAATGGTTCACTCTGCAAGCTTATCGTTTGCTTTGTGCCCGATGTTGACTGATGGCGCGATTGAAGCCTTGTTGACTGCTGCTAGTCCTGAGCTTCAAGAACGTTATGTTCCCAACATGATTTCAGGAGAGTGGACTGGTTCAATGTGTTTGACTGAGCCACAGGCGGGCTCTGATCTATCAATGGTGCGAGCGCGCGCTGTTCCAGAAGCTAATGGCACTTATAAAATCTTTGGCACCAAAATCTTCATCACTTATGGTGAGCACGATATGGCCAAAAATATTATTCACTTGGTCTTAGCAAGAACACCAGATGCACCAGAGGGTGTAAAAGGAATTTCACTATTTGTCGTCCCTAAGTTTTTAGTGAATGCTGATGGCTCCTTAGGTGAGCGTAATGATGTGCATTGCGTTTCGATTGAACACAAGCTAGGTATTAAAGCGAGCCCGACAGCCGTATTGCAATTTGGTGATCATGGTGGTGCTGTAGGCTACTTAGTTGGCGAAGAGAATCGCGGCCTTGAATACATGTTTGTCATGATGAATGCTGCTCGCTTCGCAGTTGGCATGCAGGGTATTGCAGTAGCCGAGCGTGCTTATCAAAAGGCTGTGCAATATGCTAAAGATCGCGTACAGAGTCGAGATTTAGCCGGATCGGCTGGTCCAGTGGCAATCATTCACCAGCCTGACGTCAAACGTATGTTGATGACGATGCGTGCTTATACAGAGGCTGCTCGTGCATTAGCTTATTACGCTGCAGCCGCTTACGATGCGCAACATGCTGCGCCTGATGAGGCAGTTCGCAAATCAAATCAAGCTTTATATGAGTTTTTAGTGCCGATTGTCAAAGGCTTCTCAACTGAGATGTCGATTGAAGTAGCGAGCCTAGGTGTTCAGGTGCATGGTGGTATGGGCTTTATTGAAGAAACTGGTGCTGCACAACACTATCGGGATGCGCGTATCTTGACGATTTATGAAGGTACGACTGCTATACAGGCAAATGATTTAATTGGTCGCAAAACAGTGCGCGATGGTGGCGCTACTGCCAAAGCCTTCTCGGCAAAAATTGCGGAAACTGAAAAGGAATTAGCTGCTAGTGGCAGCGCTGATGCAAAAGCAGTTCTCAAACAATTATCAATTGGCCGTGCTGCATTTGATGAGGCAGTTGCTTATATTTTGGCTAATGCAAAAACCAATACTAAAGCAGTATATGCTGGAAGCTGCGCTTATTTACGTTTAGCTGGTTTGGTTTTAGGTGGTTGGCAAATGGCTCGCGGCTTACTTGCTGCTGAACGTTTGCGCGATAGCGATCCTGCTTTTTACAACACCAAGATTGCTACTGCTCGATTCTTTATCGAGAACTTATTACCTCAAGCCCAGGGCCTAGCAACATCGATTGTGGAAGGCGGCTATTCTGCTAACGCTTTAGAAGTAGAGCAGTTCTAA
- a CDS encoding electron transfer flavoprotein subunit beta/FixA family protein, which produces MKILVAVKRVVDYNVKVRVKSDNSGVDIANVKMSMNPFDEIAVEEAVRLKEAGVATEVVVVTAGVTQCQETLRTALAIGADRAILVETDAELQPLAVAKILKALSEKEQAQIIILGKQAIDDDSNQTGQMLASLMDIPQATFASKVVVADGKATVTREVDGGLETIALSLPAVITTDLRLNEPRYVTLPNIMKAKKKTIDTITPDSLGVDIAPRLKTIKVEEPPKRSAGVMVADVAALVEKLKNEAKVI; this is translated from the coding sequence ATGAAAATCTTAGTAGCTGTAAAGCGTGTAGTCGATTACAACGTCAAAGTACGTGTGAAGTCCGATAATTCCGGTGTGGACATTGCTAACGTCAAAATGAGCATGAACCCCTTTGATGAGATTGCTGTAGAAGAAGCGGTTAGACTCAAAGAAGCTGGCGTAGCAACCGAAGTGGTAGTAGTGACGGCAGGTGTTACTCAGTGCCAAGAAACTTTACGTACTGCTTTAGCAATTGGTGCTGACCGCGCTATTTTGGTTGAGACTGATGCGGAGTTACAGCCTTTAGCAGTAGCCAAGATTCTGAAAGCCCTCTCGGAAAAAGAGCAGGCCCAAATCATTATTTTGGGTAAGCAAGCGATTGATGACGATAGCAATCAAACTGGCCAGATGCTTGCTAGCTTGATGGATATTCCGCAAGCGACATTTGCTTCTAAAGTAGTTGTCGCTGATGGTAAAGCGACTGTGACACGTGAGGTTGATGGTGGTTTAGAAACGATTGCATTGTCATTACCAGCAGTCATTACTACTGACTTGCGCCTCAATGAGCCACGTTACGTGACTTTGCCTAACATCATGAAAGCCAAGAAAAAGACGATCGACACGATTACTCCAGATAGCTTAGGGGTGGATATCGCTCCGCGTCTTAAAACGATCAAAGTAGAAGAGCCACCTAAGCGCAGTGCAGGTGTCATGGTTGCTGATGTAGCCGCTCTAGTAGAAAAACTCAAAAATGAAGCGAAGGTGATTTAA